A region from the Drosophila bipectinata strain 14024-0381.07 chromosome 3R, DbipHiC1v2, whole genome shotgun sequence genome encodes:
- the LOC138926740 gene encoding uncharacterized protein — MVGLSMRLFAVLLLSAIISFGEGSWILSSTQPVKADTRPRAKKPLFKNYDLYLYRPETSYYGGSHCQCRPGPPGPPGPPGLPGVQGDEGPPGEKGDRGDPGERGERGRAGRPGYYGFPGPIGPPGPPGKSVIHHKSEPPRIIYLPAKSEGKDPPKKETSGDENPIKKVNKPQTAQTDKIRVHKVRTQTNQNHKNPSHKRPTGNHVSVNRKRINQAIKPIPSNKKRKPTTRPSSHSQKHKPNVISLRDPNFESSKRKVIKTSSGNRKNSTISNHRPSASKNNGTHINKNPILTKPKPLAHLNINQVASQKKKEPPIKNVQIKQNELPLDLANLSKDSEPEHPEKTPLLDEVTKVKVDQNDVLIKEVNKEESLTSIASTEGEGLNNHSETTTESINSSTDKLIVQENSGTKDTESQVNKKPESDTPQDILTTTTEEAPSSAEAQIFLDKTTLSPNENEKSESQETTTVAEDSIKNDLEAEPETNIQIVEEITESITETYDVNSSKDTLTDPIRNEDILENSETPSTENTPTTTEPEATTDTFLILNQSFTDSKIYHIQKNTEIKQASNKSEGFEISPNKIISLKIEKAPEPQEEATASPIDEEETKDTTLKPTSISESSASQNTFSIEFTTVYPKMESMKSLVPQEHNIQSINLEESLFDVPTSIIVDKNPEDTTEPVLMEV, encoded by the exons ATGGTGGGCCTCAGCATGAGGCTGTTCGCTGTTTTGCTTTTATCAG CTATAATCTCTTTTGGAGAGGGATCATGGATTTTAAGCTCGACTCAGCCTGTTAAAGCAGATACGCGGCCCAGGGCAAAGAAgcccctatttaaaaactatgATCTGTACTTATATAGACCCGAAACTTCCTACTATGGCGGATCACATTGCCAATGCAGACCAGGACCTCCTGGGCCACCAGGGCCTCCGGGGCTGCCTGGAGTGCAGGGCGATGAAGGTCCCCCCGGAGAAAAGGGAGATCGTGGTGATCCGGGTGAAAGGGGAGAACGTGGCAGAGCCGGTAGACCTGGTTACTATGGCTTCCCCGGACCCATAGGTCCTCCTGGGCCTCCTGGAAAATCCGTAATTCACCACAAAAGCGAACCTCCtcgaattatttatttacccGCCAAATCAGAGGGCAAAGATCCACCCAAAAAGGAAACCTCAGGCGACGAAAATCCAATTAAGAAAGTAAATAAACCGCAAACAGCACAAACTGATAAAATTAGAGTTCACAAAGTTAGAACacaaacaaaccaaaaccaCAAAAACCCAAGTCACAAAAGACCAACTGGTAACCATGTTTCCGTCAATCGCAAAAGAATCAATCAGGCCATCAAGCCAATCCCATctaacaagaaaagaaaaccaacTACTAGGCCATCGTCCCATTCCCAGAAGCATAAACCTAATGTAATCTCACTTCGGGATCCTAATTTTGAAAGTAGTAAACGAAAGGTAATTAAGACAAGTTCAGGAAATCGCAAAAACTCGACCATCTCAAATCACAGACCATCAGCGTCAAAAAACAATGGAACCCACATTAACAAGAATCCGATTttaacaaaaccaaaaccactTGCTCATTTGAATATCAACCAAGTGGCATCGCAGAAAAAGAAAGAACCACCTATTAAAAATgtacaaattaaacaaaatgaGTTGCCATTGGATTTGGCAAACTTAAGCAAAGATTCAGAGCCAGAACATCCAGAAAAAACACCATTATTAGATGAAGTGACAAAAGTGAAAGTTGACCAAAATGATGTACTAATTAAAGAAGTAAATAAAGAGGAGTCTCTTACAAGTATAGCTTCAACAGAAGGAGAGGGATTAAACAATCATTCGGAGACTACAACTGAGAGCATTAACTCTTCAACAGATAAATTAATCGTACAGGAAAACTCCGGGACTAAAGATACCGAAAGTCAAGTTAATAAAAAACCAGAATCAGATACACCACAGGATATTCTGACAACTACTACTGAAGAAGCTCCTTCTTCTGCGGAAGCCCAAATCTTTTTGGATAAAACAACTTTAAGCCccaatgaaaatgaaaaatcagAAAGTCAAGAAACCACAACTGTAGCAGAagattcaataaaaaatgatttggAGGCAGAACCTGAAACAAATATTCAGATTGTTGAGGAAATTACTGAATCTATTACTGAAACATATGATGTTAATTCTTCAAAGGATACTTTAACGGACCCTATTAGGAATGAAGACATACTGGAAAATTCAGAGACTCCCTCTACAGAAAATACCCCGACGACTACTGAGCCTGAAGCCACGACAgatacttttttaatattgaatCAGAGTTTCACAGATTCAAAAATTTATCATATACAGAAAAATACTGAAATTAAACAAGCTTCCAACAAAAGCGAAGGGTTTGAAATATCACcgaataaaataatttctttaaaaatagaaaaagcaCCAGAACCTCAAGAAGAAGCCACAGCTAGTCCAATAGATGAGGAAGAAACTAAGGATACTACACTTAAACCCACATCTATCTCAGAATCATCAGCAAGCCAGAATACTTTCTCTATTGAATTCACAACTGTCTACCCGAAAATGGAATCCATGAAATCTCTTGTCCCTCAAGAACATAACATTCAATCAATAAATCTTGAGGAATCCTTGTTTGATGTACCCACATCTATAATAGTTGATAAGAATCCTGAAGATACTACAGAGCCTGTTTTAATGGAggtataa